Proteins co-encoded in one Paraburkholderia edwinii genomic window:
- a CDS encoding LysR family transcriptional regulator yields MTPDQLITFAAVAEHRNISRASVALHLSQPAVSGQLRQLQDEFGEPLYLRDGRGVRLTPAGEQLASYAARLRDTWRQAHAYRDALRGMERGTLRIGASTTPASYLLPYLIAAFRRRYPDVTLHTAGGNTSDIVGGLGALDIALIEGVVGPDLPPDTAVHPWREDEIVAIMPRTHPLAANHCEQGVSLARLSAEPLVLREEGSGVRQLVERAFADAGLPVRVVLEIASVEGVKEAVRAEMGIGFVSAMSMRHEDDALCRCSFSPQLTRRLSILVPHASAPSRLVGRFLEMCLAEG; encoded by the coding sequence ATGACCCCCGATCAGCTTATAACGTTTGCCGCGGTCGCCGAGCACCGCAACATCAGCCGCGCGTCGGTGGCGCTCCATCTATCGCAGCCGGCGGTGTCGGGCCAGTTGCGTCAGTTGCAGGACGAATTCGGCGAGCCGCTGTATTTGCGCGACGGGCGCGGCGTGCGTCTGACGCCTGCCGGCGAGCAGCTCGCGAGCTATGCGGCGCGTTTGCGCGACACCTGGCGCCAGGCGCATGCGTACCGCGACGCGCTGCGCGGCATGGAGCGCGGCACGCTGCGCATCGGCGCAAGCACCACGCCCGCGAGCTACCTGTTGCCCTATCTGATCGCCGCGTTCCGGCGGCGCTATCCCGATGTGACGCTGCATACCGCGGGCGGCAACACGTCGGACATCGTCGGCGGGTTGGGGGCGCTCGATATTGCGCTGATCGAAGGCGTTGTCGGGCCGGATCTGCCGCCCGATACGGCGGTCCATCCGTGGCGCGAGGACGAGATCGTCGCGATCATGCCGCGCACGCATCCGCTCGCGGCGAATCACTGCGAGCAGGGCGTGTCGCTCGCGCGGCTGAGTGCCGAGCCGCTGGTTTTACGCGAGGAGGGCTCCGGCGTGCGGCAACTGGTCGAGCGCGCGTTTGCCGACGCCGGGTTGCCGGTGCGCGTGGTGCTCGAAATCGCGAGCGTCGAAGGCGTGAAGGAAGCGGTGCGCGCGGAAATGGGCATTGGCTTCGTCTCCGCGATGTCGATGCGTCATGAGGACGATGCGCTGTGCCGCTGTTCGTTTTCGCCGCAACTGACGCGCCGCCTGTCGATTCTCGTGCCGCATGCGAGCGCGCCGTCGCGGCTCGTCGGGCGGTTTCTCGAGATGTGCCTCGCAGAAGGCTGA
- a CDS encoding YeiH family protein, with amino-acid sequence MSTVNLHAAPAAAPSTRGQLNGILFVALFAAAVTSVASLPAIAGLGLSPLIVGIVAGAIYGNVLRDGMPASWADGVNFSARKLLRIAVAFFGLRVSLQEIAQVGLPGLAESVLIVVSTLALGTWAGMKLMKLDRDTALLTAAGSAICGAAAVLAFESTLQSKPHKSAMAVGSVVLFGTLSMFLYPALVRAGWLHLDTVGAGLFFGGTIHEVAQVVGAASNVGPEATHIATIVKMTRVMLLVPVLLAVGVWINRPARKDSTSNAARNATKGVTQDHAAGSAHRHAPRKLAVPWFALGFLLCVGLNSVHVLPDTATHTLNLLDTFALTMAMTALGMETRIAQIREAGPRALMTGLILYVWLFAGGLGITWAVQRLFG; translated from the coding sequence ATGTCCACTGTCAATCTTCACGCCGCTCCGGCCGCCGCGCCCTCCACGCGCGGACAGTTGAACGGCATCCTGTTCGTCGCCCTTTTCGCCGCCGCCGTGACGAGCGTCGCATCGCTGCCAGCCATCGCCGGGCTGGGCCTGAGTCCGCTGATCGTCGGCATCGTCGCCGGTGCGATCTACGGCAACGTATTGCGCGACGGCATGCCCGCGAGTTGGGCGGACGGCGTCAATTTCTCGGCGCGCAAACTGCTGCGCATCGCGGTGGCGTTCTTCGGGCTGCGTGTGAGTCTGCAGGAGATCGCGCAAGTCGGCCTGCCCGGACTCGCGGAATCGGTGCTGATCGTCGTCAGCACGCTCGCGCTCGGCACGTGGGCCGGCATGAAGCTGATGAAGCTCGATCGCGACACCGCGCTGCTCACGGCGGCCGGCAGCGCGATCTGCGGCGCGGCGGCGGTGCTCGCATTCGAATCGACGCTCCAGTCAAAGCCGCACAAAAGCGCGATGGCGGTCGGCAGCGTCGTGCTGTTCGGCACGCTGTCGATGTTCCTCTACCCGGCGCTCGTGCGTGCCGGTTGGCTGCATCTCGATACGGTCGGCGCGGGCCTCTTTTTCGGCGGCACGATTCACGAGGTCGCGCAGGTAGTCGGCGCGGCGAGCAATGTGGGCCCCGAAGCGACGCATATCGCGACCATCGTCAAGATGACGCGCGTCATGCTGCTCGTGCCGGTGCTGCTCGCGGTCGGTGTGTGGATCAACCGGCCGGCGCGTAAAGATTCGACCAGCAACGCAGCCAGAAACGCGACTAAAGGCGTAACACAGGATCACGCGGCCGGCAGCGCGCATCGTCACGCGCCGCGCAAGCTCGCGGTGCCGTGGTTCGCGCTCGGCTTCCTGCTGTGCGTCGGCCTCAACTCCGTGCACGTGCTGCCGGACACGGCGACGCATACGCTGAACCTGCTCGACACCTTCGCGCTGACGATGGCAATGACCGCGCTGGGCATGGAAACGCGGATCGCGCAGATTCGTGAAGCCGGTCCGCGCGCACTGATGACAGGCCTCATTCTTTACGTGTGGTTATTCGCTGGAGGACTCGGCATCACATGGGCGGTACAGCGTCTGTTCGGCTAA